Proteins from a single region of Murdochiella vaginalis:
- a CDS encoding helicase-related protein: protein MRINDFHNILELIKQDVLQSEAEYLKLLKVVGNNQKYDFRSQLSIYNKNTEATACAKFDYWREHFNRTVMRGQKGIPILEDYGTYKKVDYIFDISQTVSKNRDVNEVNLWRFDKEAHRDVLKEMIKAEGYEESENTIENIFSLSRLYGDEKIDSLMNELRISDEDRISFTKFVRDSVSYAVASRFKLDYPMDKDLLKENFAMFDSISLMSLGETVSDISGTVIDATIQKSKELELQKEVLRGKEAGYNKIKEELEEVEENVLRRDDQERISENERIFRNGEYGRDNRENQREYTESVGGRDGLYEGISESDIRSDEVGLSFKQRGAEQLRDVSGSIQGEETDRASDGYSETGDRVYEDREAETDDGLEDRGREPSSVPSDDFSPQRDDDQGDSGNLKENTDKEIKEADKASFSLPEKNSGQIKLTIPLTQNDIDSILVNGGNHEGERLPIIAEFSKGKTVEELGEYLKDTFRGGNGFYIDEREVSSWYSDKGIHLAYGTSAREDMTQILSWSNAARRISELLETGEFATNVELLEAQDYERDRVSESLWYLYHDLSEEGKAQGYFDFIERGGGFPKETRQLSEALKNPDYLKNVISEYSRFLAGYKENRDVLRFHYHKVDSLYQKLQELELPRKEYTSNLTELPKVQGFITEDEVLATISRGSGVDRGKERITKYFKENHTLQEKANFLKDEYGIGGGSHAVSGERGSGEWHDAKGLKLQKNHCNDVFLTWSNVAKYIDELLSKNLYLEENKIESKTAIEEQKEPSYYSKDDPYNLMTDEMLEKVPELYAQEDVALADKQVHAAYIIPFRSNWTWYMTEYDRESKDAFGLVLGIEPEWGYFNLDELKELNAQRLVLEDFPKTFRELKDSELKKQMDEQELYHVFNGELSFEENNTELEAPEEVEESIQAEPLQATLFDYLKEKEEVELNEKEDSPSDEFVVKEGDTVYFNHEEYKVREISKNQITGRNDLWLDPTRQGNHQIPIISFTDDEDLLRQVNLERPEFIIGDEVKYKGKDYTITRFDDMGNNLKTVTVKDNTEYLGGMITGSDVIPYYKESELDKIFENLTNAKPEKTFKEVEIKKNEAHNFKITEETLPQKLSPSERLNNNLEAISMLNRVESGERELDIIAQEVLAKYVGWGGLSDVFDESKEVQWKEARAFLKENLSSSEYEAARESTLTSFYTPKTVIDGVYKTLSGMGFKQGNILEPSMGIGNFIGNLPDEMNKSKFYGVELDSVSGRIGKLLYPESEVQVKGLEETGFSNNFFDVAIGNVPFGEYKVNDREYNRNNFLIHDYFFAKSIDKVRNGGVIAFITSSGTMDKKDESVRRYLAARSEFLGAIRLPNDTFKGVAGTEVTSDIIFLKKRDSVLERDEDWIHLAEDENGLVYNKYFVEHPEQVLGSMREVSGRFGKTLTCEPIAFLGQENNMASLKDRIEIAGERISKDAKYEEIELLDDEITSIPATDDVKNFSYTLIDDEVYYRENSLFIKKEVSDKKKEKIKDYLELNAALKDVIYKQKEDFNEEEIKASQEKLNEVYDNFSKKHGFVNNLSNTRALKEDSNFPLVSSIEILDEEENFKAKGDIFSKRTITKAKVIDHVDTSLEALVLSVSEKGYVDFDYMGSLTGKDRPTLIEELRGEIYLNIREEQNFYRPLSFNLEDGDLPFACANGSNSYKYGYVTKDEYLSGNIRDKIAIVDSYLSKLRQTERELPHLGYEENGKEKELISYEMNRLEYQKAELTKVLPKELEASEINVRLGATWIPIKDIEKFIFETLKTPGYARWDIKVKFSNLTSEWNVEGKSRDRGNDLAEMTYGTSRVNAYKLIEDALNLKETKVFDQIVNPDGSKTSVLNKKETMLAGQKQELLKEEFKNWIFNDQERRSRLVKLYNERFNSIRNREYDGSNLSFEGMNTEIDLRPHQRNAIARSLYGGNTLLAHVVGSGKTFEMVASAMESKRLGMCSKSLFVVPNHLTGQIGREFMQLYPSANIMVADKKDFEPKNRKRFIGKIATGEYDAVVIGHTQFEKIPMSKEYQEKHIQDQIDEIVNYVEEYKHDRNQNFTVKQLEKTKKKLETRLEKLNDDFKKDDVITFEELGVDKLFVDEAHGFKNLYLYTKMRNVAGIGQSEAFKSSDMFMKCRYMDEMTGGKGVVFATGTPVSNSMTELYTMQRYLQYESLKKNGLEHFDSWASTFGETQSSFELSPEGTGYRVKTRFSKFYNLPELMSMFKEVADIQTADMLNLPTPEANYEVIKTEPSEEQKEILKSLSERADDVRNRVVEPEVDNMLKITNDGKKLALDQRLINPLLPDNPDSKVNVCVKNVFAIWDKTKENRSTQLLFSDMSTPKGDGEFNIYDDIREKLVAMGIPKEEIAFIHEANSDKQKDELFAKVRKGEVRILMGSTQKMGAGTNVQNKLIALHDLDVPWRPADLEQRAGRIVRQGNENEKVNIYRYVTENTFDSYLWQTIENKQKFISQIMTSKTPVRVAEDVDESSLNYAEIKALATGDPKIKEKMDLDNEVTKLKMLEANYKSNRYRLEDKVVKNYPEEIARTEKLIEAVRKDISDVEPKAEGEEKFTSITIAGEKITDKKLAGERLLEAISKVKINESKVIGKYRNMDLEVSYNFFTNEHNFSLNGAAKHSGELGTSADGNLTRLDNALEKMPEKLNRLEEKLISTKEQLENAKEELKKPFEKADELKTKVLRLAELNKLLDMGEVEEKRNDNPLIEDVKRAIIDFCNREYEENHSYDEFNTLYPDLKHIGIAYTNTPDERHGIQYELDLEEKTWTQYIDDMPIKTESFDYENKGENEALRNIKNEIEMSSFSDLVYVDSEDLRAATGLDIDDEGNFYDPLSKDLDNDGIPDRYDNDFKDSDYFESTYDVEDNLHSKEETTQKSDDKPSILGQIRAYQNESKTEEKQKTKEQEFLR, encoded by the coding sequence ATGCGAATAAATGATTTTCATAACATTTTGGAGCTAATAAAACAAGATGTTCTGCAGAGTGAAGCAGAGTATCTGAAGCTCTTAAAGGTTGTCGGGAACAATCAGAAATACGATTTTAGAAGTCAGTTAAGTATTTATAATAAAAATACTGAAGCGACAGCTTGTGCCAAGTTTGACTACTGGAGAGAACACTTTAACCGAACCGTTATGCGAGGTCAAAAGGGTATTCCCATTTTAGAGGACTACGGCACATACAAAAAGGTGGACTATATCTTTGATATTAGTCAGACAGTTTCCAAAAACAGAGATGTCAATGAGGTAAATCTTTGGAGATTTGATAAAGAAGCTCATAGAGATGTATTAAAAGAAATGATAAAAGCTGAAGGCTATGAAGAAAGTGAAAACACCATAGAAAATATCTTTTCTTTAAGTAGGCTCTACGGAGATGAAAAAATAGATAGCTTGATGAATGAACTTAGAATATCTGATGAGGACAGAATATCTTTTACTAAATTTGTTAGGGATTCAGTAAGCTATGCAGTAGCTTCAAGATTTAAGTTAGACTATCCTATGGATAAGGATCTGTTAAAGGAAAACTTTGCAATGTTTGACAGCATTTCTCTTATGAGCCTTGGAGAAACGGTATCGGACATTAGCGGAACAGTCATTGATGCAACCATTCAAAAAAGCAAAGAGTTAGAGCTTCAAAAGGAAGTTTTAAGAGGCAAAGAAGCAGGATATAATAAAATAAAAGAAGAATTAGAGGAGGTAGAAGAAAATGTACTTCGACGAGATGATCAGGAAAGAATTAGTGAAAACGAGCGAATTTTCCGAAATGGAGAGTACGGACGAGATAATAGAGAAAATCAAAGAGAATACACTGAATCAGTTGGAGGAAGAGATGGACTTTATGAGGGAATATCCGAATCCGACATACGCAGTGATGAGGTTGGATTATCTTTCAAACAGCGAGGAGCAGAGCAACTTCGAGATGTTAGTGGATCTATACAAGGAGAAGAAACTGATAGGGCATCTGATGGATACTCAGAAACAGGCGATAGAGTTTATGAGGACAGAGAAGCCGAAACTGATGATGGCTTGGAAGATAGAGGACGAGAGCCATCCTCAGTACCAAGCGATGATTTCAGCCCTCAAAGAGATGACGATCAAGGAGATAGTGGAAATCTAAAAGAAAATACGGATAAAGAGATAAAAGAAGCTGACAAGGCTTCTTTTTCTTTACCCGAAAAAAACTCAGGACAGATTAAACTTACAATACCTCTTACTCAAAATGATATTGACAGTATTCTTGTAAACGGTGGAAACCATGAGGGCGAAAGACTTCCTATCATTGCTGAATTTTCCAAAGGAAAAACAGTAGAAGAATTAGGAGAATACCTTAAAGATACCTTTAGAGGTGGAAACGGATTTTACATTGATGAAAGAGAAGTATCTTCCTGGTATTCGGATAAAGGCATTCATTTAGCTTATGGAACTTCTGCAAGAGAAGATATGACACAAATTTTAAGCTGGAGCAATGCTGCAAGAAGAATCAGTGAGCTTTTAGAAACAGGAGAGTTTGCTACAAATGTAGAGCTTTTAGAAGCACAGGACTATGAAAGAGATAGAGTTTCAGAATCCTTATGGTATCTATACCACGATTTAAGTGAAGAAGGGAAAGCACAGGGATATTTTGACTTTATAGAAAGAGGTGGTGGCTTTCCGAAAGAAACAAGACAGTTATCGGAAGCTCTTAAAAATCCTGACTATCTAAAAAATGTTATTTCCGAGTACAGCCGTTTTTTAGCAGGATACAAAGAAAATAGAGATGTACTAAGATTTCATTATCACAAGGTAGATAGCCTTTATCAAAAATTGCAGGAGCTTGAACTTCCGAGAAAGGAATATACCTCTAATCTTACCGAACTTCCAAAGGTACAAGGATTTATTACAGAAGATGAAGTCCTTGCTACGATTTCAAGAGGAAGTGGAGTAGATAGAGGGAAAGAAAGAATTACAAAGTATTTTAAAGAAAACCATACGCTTCAGGAAAAAGCAAATTTCTTAAAAGACGAGTATGGAATTGGCGGAGGCTCTCATGCTGTTTCAGGCGAAAGAGGAAGTGGAGAATGGCACGATGCAAAGGGACTTAAATTACAGAAGAATCATTGTAACGATGTATTTCTTACATGGTCAAATGTAGCAAAGTATATAGATGAGCTGCTTTCTAAAAATCTTTATCTTGAAGAGAATAAAATTGAAAGCAAGACAGCGATAGAAGAACAAAAAGAGCCAAGTTATTACTCTAAAGACGATCCATACAATCTGATGACTGATGAAATGCTTGAGAAAGTTCCTGAGCTTTATGCACAAGAGGATGTCGCTTTAGCGGATAAACAGGTTCATGCAGCATATATTATTCCTTTCCGTTCTAATTGGACTTGGTATATGACGGAGTACGATAGAGAAAGCAAAGACGCTTTTGGACTTGTTTTAGGTATAGAACCGGAATGGGGATATTTTAATCTTGATGAGCTAAAGGAATTAAATGCCCAAAGACTTGTTTTAGAGGATTTTCCAAAGACCTTTAGAGAACTTAAAGACAGTGAACTTAAAAAGCAGATGGATGAGCAGGAGCTTTACCATGTCTTTAATGGAGAACTTAGCTTTGAGGAGAATAATACAGAGCTTGAAGCACCTGAAGAAGTAGAAGAAAGCATACAGGCAGAACCTCTTCAGGCTACCTTATTTGATTATCTAAAGGAAAAAGAAGAAGTAGAGCTTAACGAAAAAGAGGACAGCCCTTCAGATGAGTTTGTAGTTAAAGAAGGCGATACCGTCTATTTTAATCATGAGGAGTACAAAGTAAGGGAGATCTCTAAAAATCAAATCACAGGAAGAAATGATTTGTGGCTTGATCCTACAAGACAAGGTAATCATCAAATACCGATTATATCCTTTACAGATGATGAGGATTTATTAAGACAAGTAAATCTTGAAAGACCTGAATTTATCATCGGTGATGAAGTGAAGTACAAGGGAAAAGACTATACCATCACAAGATTTGATGATATGGGAAATAACCTAAAGACAGTAACGGTCAAGGATAATACAGAGTATCTTGGAGGTATGATTACAGGCTCCGATGTAATTCCTTATTACAAAGAAAGTGAGCTTGATAAAATCTTTGAAAATCTCACCAATGCAAAGCCCGAAAAGACTTTTAAGGAAGTAGAAATAAAGAAAAATGAGGCACATAATTTCAAGATTACAGAAGAAACTCTTCCTCAAAAGTTATCTCCAAGTGAGAGATTAAACAATAACCTTGAAGCAATCTCTATGCTTAACAGGGTGGAAAGCGGAGAACGAGAGCTTGATATTATAGCTCAGGAAGTTTTAGCAAAATATGTAGGTTGGGGCGGACTATCTGATGTCTTTGATGAAAGTAAAGAAGTACAGTGGAAAGAGGCAAGAGCTTTCTTAAAGGAAAATCTATCGTCATCAGAATATGAAGCTGCAAGAGAATCAACCTTAACGAGCTTTTACACACCGAAAACCGTTATTGATGGCGTATATAAGACGCTTTCAGGTATGGGATTTAAACAGGGAAATATCCTTGAGCCGTCAATGGGGATCGGGAACTTTATCGGTAACCTACCTGATGAAATGAATAAGTCCAAGTTTTATGGTGTAGAGCTTGATTCGGTAAGTGGTCGTATTGGAAAACTCTTATACCCTGAAAGTGAAGTACAGGTAAAGGGACTGGAAGAAACGGGATTTTCCAACAACTTCTTTGATGTTGCAATCGGAAATGTTCCCTTTGGAGAGTACAAGGTAAATGACAGAGAATATAACCGCAATAACTTTCTTATTCACGATTATTTCTTTGCCAAGTCCATTGATAAGGTAAGAAACGGCGGGGTTATCGCCTTTATTACATCTTCAGGGACAATGGATAAAAAAGACGAAAGTGTAAGACGCTATCTTGCAGCAAGATCCGAATTTTTAGGGGCAATCAGACTTCCAAACGATACCTTTAAGGGTGTTGCAGGAACTGAGGTAACAAGCGATATTATTTTCCTAAAGAAAAGAGATAGCGTACTTGAGCGAGATGAAGATTGGATACACCTTGCGGAAGATGAAAATGGACTTGTATATAACAAATACTTTGTCGAACATCCGGAGCAGGTGCTTGGTTCTATGCGTGAGGTAAGTGGTCGATTTGGAAAAACTCTAACTTGTGAGCCGATAGCCTTTTTAGGGCAAGAGAACAATATGGCTTCGTTAAAGGATCGTATCGAGATTGCGGGAGAAAGAATTTCAAAAGATGCAAAGTATGAAGAAATAGAGCTACTTGATGATGAAATAACATCAATTCCTGCAACCGATGATGTAAAGAACTTCTCATACACCTTAATTGATGATGAAGTTTATTATAGAGAAAACTCACTCTTTATCAAAAAGGAAGTATCAGACAAGAAAAAAGAAAAAATCAAGGATTACCTTGAGCTGAATGCTGCCTTAAAAGATGTGATTTACAAGCAGAAAGAAGATTTTAATGAAGAAGAAATTAAGGCTTCACAGGAAAAACTAAATGAAGTATATGACAATTTTTCAAAGAAACATGGCTTTGTAAATAACCTAAGTAATACCAGAGCCTTGAAAGAGGATAGCAACTTCCCGCTTGTTTCATCCATTGAAATCCTTGATGAAGAAGAAAATTTCAAGGCAAAGGGAGATATTTTCTCCAAAAGAACCATTACAAAAGCCAAAGTCATAGACCATGTGGATACCTCTTTAGAAGCTCTTGTTTTATCGGTATCTGAAAAAGGCTATGTGGATTTTGACTATATGGGAAGTCTTACCGGAAAAGACAGACCAACTTTAATTGAGGAGCTTCGAGGGGAAATCTACCTAAATATTAGAGAAGAACAAAACTTTTACAGACCGCTTTCCTTTAACTTAGAAGATGGTGATTTACCTTTTGCCTGTGCCAATGGCAGTAATTCCTATAAATATGGCTATGTAACAAAGGATGAATATTTAAGTGGAAATATCAGGGATAAGATTGCCATAGTAGACAGTTACTTATCAAAGCTCAGACAAACGGAAAGAGAACTTCCTCATCTTGGCTATGAAGAAAATGGAAAAGAAAAAGAGCTGATAAGCTATGAGATGAACCGTTTGGAATATCAAAAAGCAGAGCTTACAAAAGTTCTTCCAAAGGAGCTTGAAGCAAGTGAAATCAATGTGCGTCTTGGGGCAACTTGGATACCGATTAAAGATATTGAGAAATTCATCTTTGAAACGCTGAAAACTCCGGGATATGCAAGATGGGATATTAAGGTTAAGTTTTCAAACCTGACAAGTGAATGGAATGTAGAAGGAAAAAGCAGGGACAGAGGAAATGACCTTGCGGAGATGACTTACGGTACATCAAGGGTAAATGCCTATAAGCTGATTGAAGATGCCTTAAACCTGAAAGAAACAAAGGTATTTGACCAGATTGTAAATCCGGACGGTTCTAAAACTTCTGTCCTAAATAAAAAAGAAACCATGCTTGCAGGACAAAAGCAGGAGTTATTAAAAGAAGAATTTAAGAACTGGATATTTAACGATCAGGAAAGAAGAAGTCGTCTTGTAAAGCTGTATAATGAGCGTTTTAACTCTATCCGTAACAGAGAATATGACGGAAGCAATCTTTCCTTTGAGGGAATGAATACGGAGATTGACTTAAGACCTCATCAAAGAAATGCCATAGCAAGAAGTCTTTATGGAGGAAACACCTTGCTTGCCCATGTAGTAGGCAGTGGAAAGACCTTTGAAATGGTAGCTTCTGCAATGGAGAGTAAAAGGCTTGGTATGTGCAGTAAGTCCTTGTTTGTTGTACCAAATCACTTAACAGGACAAATCGGTCGTGAGTTTATGCAGCTATATCCGTCGGCTAACATTATGGTGGCAGATAAGAAAGATTTTGAGCCGAAAAACAGAAAGAGATTTATAGGCAAGATTGCTACAGGGGAATACGATGCGGTTGTTATCGGACATACGCAGTTTGAAAAAATTCCTATGAGTAAGGAATATCAGGAAAAGCATATTCAAGATCAGATTGATGAAATCGTAAACTATGTAGAAGAATACAAGCATGACAGAAATCAGAACTTTACTGTGAAACAGCTCGAAAAGACAAAGAAAAAACTGGAAACAAGGCTTGAAAAATTAAATGATGATTTTAAGAAAGACGATGTGATTACCTTTGAGGAATTAGGAGTTGATAAGCTCTTTGTTGACGAGGCACATGGCTTTAAGAACCTTTATCTCTATACCAAAATGCGTAATGTTGCAGGTATCGGGCAGTCAGAAGCCTTTAAGTCCTCCGATATGTTTATGAAATGCAGATATATGGACGAAATGACAGGCGGCAAAGGCGTGGTCTTTGCCACAGGAACGCCTGTAAGTAACTCTATGACAGAGCTTTATACCATGCAAAGGTATCTTCAGTATGAGAGCCTTAAAAAGAATGGACTGGAGCATTTTGATTCTTGGGCTTCCACTTTTGGAGAAACGCAAAGCTCCTTTGAACTATCTCCTGAAGGTACAGGGTATAGGGTAAAGACGAGATTTTCAAAGTTCTATAACTTACCTGAACTAATGAGTATGTTTAAGGAAGTTGCAGATATTCAGACTGCGGATATGCTTAACCTTCCTACACCTGAAGCTAACTATGAGGTTATTAAAACAGAGCCTTCTGAAGAACAAAAAGAAATTCTAAAGAGCCTTTCTGAAAGAGCAGATGATGTTAGAAATAGAGTTGTAGAGCCAGAGGTTGATAATATGCTTAAGATTACCAATGACGGTAAGAAACTTGCCTTAGATCAGCGTTTAATCAATCCTCTGCTTCCTGATAATCCTGATAGCAAGGTCAATGTATGCGTAAAGAATGTCTTTGCCATTTGGGATAAGACAAAAGAAAACAGGTCAACACAGCTACTTTTTTCTGATATGTCCACTCCAAAAGGAGATGGAGAATTTAACATCTATGATGATATTAGAGAAAAACTCGTAGCTATGGGAATACCAAAAGAAGAAATCGCCTTTATCCATGAAGCAAACTCAGACAAACAGAAAGATGAACTCTTTGCGAAAGTAAGAAAAGGCGAAGTTCGTATCTTAATGGGTTCAACGCAGAAGATGGGAGCAGGAACGAATGTGCAAAATAAGTTGATTGCTTTGCATGACCTCGATGTGCCTTGGCGTCCCGCTGACTTAGAGCAAAGAGCAGGGAGAATTGTAAGACAGGGGAACGAAAATGAGAAAGTAAATATCTATCGTTATGTTACAGAGAATACATTTGACAGCTACTTATGGCAGACGATAGAGAATAAGCAGAAATTCATTTCTCAGATTATGACTTCAAAGACTCCTGTTCGTGTTGCGGAAGATGTGGACGAAAGCTCTCTTAACTATGCAGAGATTAAAGCTCTTGCAACGGGTGATCCAAAGATTAAAGAGAAGATGGATTTGGACAACGAGGTTACAAAACTTAAAATGCTTGAAGCAAACTATAAGTCCAACCGTTACAGATTAGAGGATAAGGTGGTGAAAAACTATCCTGAAGAAATCGCAAGAACGGAAAAACTCATTGAAGCTGTCAGAAAAGATATATCCGATGTAGAGCCTAAAGCGGAAGGCGAGGAAAAGTTTACTTCCATTACCATTGCAGGAGAAAAAATTACCGATAAGAAATTAGCCGGAGAAAGACTTCTTGAAGCTATTTCAAAGGTTAAAATCAATGAAAGCAAGGTTATAGGAAAGTATAGAAATATGGATTTAGAAGTAAGTTATAACTTCTTTACCAATGAACATAACTTTAGCCTAAATGGTGCTGCAAAGCATTCAGGAGAGCTTGGAACAAGTGCGGACGGTAACCTTACAAGACTGGATAATGCTCTTGAGAAAATGCCTGAGAAATTAAACAGGCTTGAAGAAAAACTTATCAGTACAAAAGAACAACTGGAAAATGCCAAAGAGGAATTAAAAAAGCCTTTTGAAAAAGCTGATGAGCTGAAAACTAAGGTATTAAGACTTGCAGAATTGAATAAGCTACTCGATATGGGAGAAGTGGAAGAAAAGAGAAATGATAATCCGCTTATAGAAGATGTAAAAAGGGCAATCATTGATTTCTGTAACAGGGAATATGAAGAAAATCATAGCTATGATGAATTTAATACCCTGTATCCTGATTTAAAACATATCGGTATCGCCTATACCAATACGCCGGATGAAAGACATGGTATTCAGTATGAGCTTGATTTAGAGGAAAAAACTTGGACACAGTATATTGATGATATGCCTATCAAAACAGAGAGCTTTGATTATGAGAATAAAGGAGAAAATGAAGCTCTAAGAAACATCAAAAATGAAATAGAAATGTCCTCTTTTAGCGATTTGGTTTATGTTGATTCAGAAGATTTAAGAGCAGCAACGGGTCTTGATATTGACGATGAGGGCAACTTCTATGATCCACTTTCTAAAGACCTCGATAATGACGGTATTCCTGATAGATATGACAATGACTTTAAGGACAGTGATTATTTTGAGTCAACTTATGATGTGGAGGATAATCTTCATAGCAAAGAAGAAACCACACAAAAATCAGATGATAAGCCATCTATTTTAGGGCAGATAAGAGCATATCAAAATGAAAGTAAAACAGAAGAAAAGCAAAAAACAAAAGAACAGGAATTTTTAAGATAG
- a CDS encoding relaxase/mobilization nuclease domain-containing protein, with amino-acid sequence MAITKIHPIKSTLNLAISYIVNGEKTDEQILVSTHKCHQETAHTQFLKTRNDAGTNGTVLARHLIQSFLPGEASPEIAHQIGLELCKKILKDEYEFVLSTHIDKGHIHNHIIFNNVNMVTGKCYQSNKKSYHQIRYQSDKLCKENNLSVIDEFYEIYKRKYKTNGKSWYENEQSKKGTSWKSRLQFDIDRLIKQSKDWEEFLKKMAGLGYEIKHGKHISFKPKDKQRFTRAKTIGEDYTEERLKDRITENQSIKSPFVKKRIGNVINMNTNAKVKESKGYEYWATKHNLNTMAESVIFIREHGIKSVKQLDEYIKKSAEERLSLQDKIKEIDKDMQLLSNTMEQIHTVKKYRAYYKEYKANPSDKAFFEEHKSEITRYETDLAKLKKSYSKLPDSKDILDKLDKLQEKKNTLMQEYSSTKSTMDELYQIRKNYGIYMSKEMER; translated from the coding sequence ATGGCTATTACAAAAATACATCCTATAAAATCAACCCTTAATCTTGCCATTTCATATATTGTTAATGGAGAAAAAACAGATGAACAAATCTTAGTAAGCACTCATAAATGTCATCAAGAAACTGCTCATACCCAGTTTTTAAAGACACGAAATGATGCCGGAACAAACGGAACTGTCCTTGCAAGACACCTTATCCAATCCTTTTTACCCGGAGAAGCAAGTCCTGAAATTGCACATCAAATCGGTCTTGAACTATGTAAAAAGATATTAAAGGATGAGTACGAATTTGTCTTATCTACCCACATAGATAAAGGACATATCCATAACCATATTATTTTTAATAATGTAAATATGGTAACGGGCAAGTGCTATCAATCCAACAAGAAAAGCTACCACCAAATCAGGTATCAAAGCGATAAGCTATGCAAAGAAAACAACCTATCTGTGATTGATGAGTTCTACGAGATCTATAAGAGAAAGTACAAAACAAATGGTAAGTCATGGTATGAGAATGAGCAATCTAAAAAAGGTACTTCTTGGAAAAGCAGGCTTCAATTTGACATTGATCGTTTGATAAAACAGTCTAAAGATTGGGAAGAATTTCTAAAGAAAATGGCGGGACTTGGTTATGAAATAAAGCATGGAAAACATATATCCTTTAAGCCAAAAGATAAGCAGAGATTTACAAGGGCTAAGACGATTGGTGAGGATTATACCGAAGAAAGATTAAAAGATCGTATTACAGAAAATCAATCTATTAAATCCCCATTTGTAAAAAAACGAATCGGAAATGTTATCAATATGAATACCAATGCCAAAGTAAAAGAGAGCAAAGGCTATGAATACTGGGCAACAAAACATAACTTAAATACAATGGCTGAGTCAGTTATTTTTATCAGAGAACATGGCATTAAATCCGTTAAACAGCTTGATGAATACATCAAGAAAAGTGCTGAAGAAAGACTGAGCTTACAAGATAAAATCAAAGAAATTGACAAGGATATGCAGCTACTTTCTAATACGATGGAACAAATTCATACTGTTAAAAAATATCGAGCCTACTACAAGGAATATAAAGCAAATCCTTCTGATAAGGCATTTTTTGAGGAGCATAAGTCTGAAATCACACGCTACGAAACAGATCTTGCAAAACTCAAAAAGTCCTATTCAAAGCTACCTGATTCTAAGGATATTTTAGATAAACTTGATAAATTGCAAGAAAAAAAGAATACCCTAATGCAAGAGTATTCTTCTACAAAATCTACTATGGACGAGCTTTATCAAATACGAAAGAACTATGGAATTTACATGAGTAAGGAGATGGAGAGATAG
- a CDS encoding plasmid mobilization protein → MANRIRNERLEIKLTEEEKALFEEKRKLAKCRNMSLFIRKCVLEKEIYQVDLEPFRDLQGLLSNATNNINQIAKRVNSTGIIYKDDINDMKKQIEHFSKELWQIHSLLLNRTSGGD, encoded by the coding sequence ATGGCAAATAGAATACGAAATGAAAGACTTGAAATTAAATTAACCGAAGAAGAAAAGGCTCTTTTTGAAGAGAAAAGAAAACTTGCTAAGTGTAGAAATATGAGCCTTTTCATTCGCAAGTGCGTTTTAGAAAAGGAAATATATCAAGTGGATTTAGAGCCATTTAGAGATTTACAAGGCTTACTTTCCAACGCTACAAACAACATAAATCAGATTGCAAAGCGTGTAAATTCGACCGGCATAATCTACAAAGATGATATAAACGATATGAAAAAGCAGATTGAACATTTCTCAAAAGAGTTGTGGCAAATACATTCACTGCTTCTTAACAGAACTTCTGGAGGTGATTAA